A window of Pectinophora gossypiella chromosome 12, ilPecGoss1.1, whole genome shotgun sequence contains these coding sequences:
- the LOC126371574 gene encoding uncharacterized protein LOC126371574 translates to MEKQIENSSPPAGTPSERPRPSSEGKPHTYTAGGKDCFVGQQDAGLREHDQGCEYGNRLSSDVRELRSRRTTFYPAFAETGLDISAPAPSPLPEAVVVLERISIPDEQKVDMDVDAEKAAPSDGTDTNLVAVPSRSGSPEIRSRFWAEEGPKRRRLTTTSSTSASPSGSDGEETATKGRARRSNTGKYAGLSKAQAYVTAVRNEFLKTQAAEEIAGYANQVSRTRVARPSESPSTCEAPTKDLNQQVLDALEVVEKVATKSGNLKGTSVKALKDAKASIQAAFEVIVERTSTDVTRQLQADNARIQADNARLQAQMASLQNELINVRVEMELLRKLQGAPAPPPDVTSESSAAKQASRGQRRPQKATSAPNDEEDLARTIMVQVGTMVNARLEALEGRLLPEKRLRPPLSADKKRSQASPAVKPIPAQTEPIAKPGGAATVHPAPAEAKKGKKKKKKNKKKKKGKAGAVHQAAAPRAPRPLPPAPSTMEEPWNVVAKKGTKKQATTAQKKSGPVKLHPPRTAAVVLTLQPGAEENGASYAGVLAQARARIKLDELGIGAVRFRRAVTGARILEVTGSTSNEKADSLAQKLREALDEDVVRVNRPIRSAEMRISGLDDSVTTEDLVAAVARAGQCAADQVKPGEIRRDKTGLGSVWLRCPVAAAKKVSEGGRLLVGWVAAQVKLLETRPMRCYRCLETGHVRVTCDAEVDRSNLCYRCGQAGHISQKCTAAPHCNICEAAGKSANHRMGSCIAPSKRRNRGRKVGDGSRASSLPARPSASAETRAEVEPTMAVD, encoded by the coding sequence atggaaAAGCAGATCGAAAATTCAAGTCCGCCGGCGGGCACTCCAAGTGAGCGACCCCGCCCCTCTTCGGAGGGCAAGCCCCATACGTATACGGCGGGGGGCAAAGACTGCTTCGTAGGCCAGCAAGATGCTGGCCTCCGTGAACACGACCAAGGCTGCGAATACGGAAACAGATTAAGCTCAGACGTGAGGGAACTGCGAAGTCGTAGAACTACGTTCTACCCGGCTTTTGCAGAAACTGGATTGGACATAAGCGCACCAGCACCATCACCGCTTCCCGAAGCGGTGGTGGTCCTGGAGCGCATCTCAATACCGGACGAACAGAAAGTCGACATGGATGTCGATGCCGAGAAAGCCGCACCCTCTGATGGGACGGATACTAACCTGGTGGCAGTGCCATCCAGGTCGGGGTCCCCGGAGATCAGGAGCCGCTTCTGGGCAGAGGAGGGCCCAAAGAGGCGTCGCCTGACAACGACATCGTCAACATCGGCGTCGCCCTCGGGCAGCGACGGAGAGGAGACTGCCACTAAAGGCAGAGCCCGCCGATCCAACACCGGGAAGTACGCAGGCCTATCCAAGGCACAGGCATATGTCACCGCCGTGAGGAACGAGTTCCTAAAAACTCAAGCTGCGGAGGAAATCGCGGGGTATGCCAACCAAGTCTCACGGACTAGGGTGGCGCGCCCTTCGGAATCCCCCTCAACATGCGAGGCCCCAACCAAGGACCTGAACCAACAGGTGCTGGATGCTCTGGAGGTGGTTGAGAAGGTAGCCACTAAATCCGGCAACCTGAAGGGCACTTCAGTGAAGGCGCTAAAGGACGCCAAGGCGTCCATACAAGCTGCCTTCGAGGTGATAGTCGAGCGGACTTCCACTGACGTTACGAGGCAACTGCAGGCGGACAATGCCCGCATTCAAGCGGACAATGCCCGCTTGCAGGCCCAAATGGCCAGCCTCCAGAACGAGCTCATTAACGTCAGAGTGGAGATGGAGCTGCTGCGGAAGCTACAGGGCGCCCCTGCGCCACCCCCGGACGTGACTAGCGAGTCGTCTGCTGCAAAGCAGGCTTCTCGCGGCCAGAGGCGGCCTCAGAAGGCCACTTCGGCCCCCAACGACGAGGAAGATCTAGCGCGAACCATCATGGTCCAGGTAGGGACGATGGTTAACGCGCGCCTAGAGGCCTTAGAAGGAAGACTTCTTCCGGAGAAGAGACTGCGTCCGCCTTTGTCAGCCGACAAAAAACGTTCGCAAGCCTCTCCTGCGGTCAAGCCAATCCCGGCACAGACGGAGCCTATCGCGAAGCCAGGTGGAGCTGCGACAGTTCACCCGGCACCCGCTGAGGCCAAGAAGggtaagaaaaagaagaagaagaataaaaagaagaagaagggaaagGCCGGCGCTGTCCATCAAGCTGCTGCGCCTCGTGCGCCGCGACCGCTTCCACCTGCACCCTCCACAATGGAGGAGCCGTGGAATGTCGTCGCCAAAAAGGGCACGAAGAAGCAGGCTACCACCGCTCAGAAAAAGAGTGGTCCGGTGAAACTGCATCCTCCACGTACGGCGGCAGTTGTTTTAACTCTGCAGCCTGGCGCAGAGGAAAACGGTGCCTCCTATGCCGGAGTACTGGCCCAGGCCAGAGCTCGAATAAAGCTGGATGAGCTTGGCATAGGTGCTGTCCGGTTCCGACGAGCCGTGACGGGTGCCCGCATCCTGGAGGTGACGGGAAGCACCAGCAACGAGAAGGCCGACTCTCTTGCTCAAAAGCTGAGGGAGGCTCTCGATGAGGATGTCGTCCGAGTCAATCGGCCCATCAGATCTGCAGAGATGCGGATCTCGGGCCTGGATGACTCAGTCACCACTGAGGACTTGGTGGCAGCGGTGGCTCGAGCTGGCCAATGCGCCGCAGACCAGGTGAAGCCCGGCGAAATTCGCCGTGACAAAACCGGTCTTGGCTCGGTATGGCTGCGGTGCCCTGTGGCTGCCGCAAAGAAGGTGTCGGAGGGTGGTCGGTTACTGGTCGGCTGGGTGGCGGCTCAAGTGAAGCTGCTAGAGACCCGGCCGATGCGGTGCTACCGCTGTCTCGAGACGGGGCACGTCAGAGTGACGTGCGATGCTGAGGTGGACCGCAGTAATCTGTGCTATCGCTGTGGACAGGCCGGTCACATCAGCCAAAAGTGTACAGCTGCGCCCCACTGTAACATATGCGAGGCTGCAGGCAAATCCGCGAACCATCGGATGGGTTCTTGTATCGCCCCATCCAAGCGCAGGAACAGAGGAAGGAAGGTCGGCGATGGCTCCAGGGCCTCCTCGCTGCCTGCCCGCCCGTCAGCGAGCGCTGAAACCCGGGCCGAGGTGGAACCGACCATGGCCGTTGATTAA